One Sporocytophaga myxococcoides DNA segment encodes these proteins:
- a CDS encoding DUF4175 family protein: MKPAENFDKLLVNLKAYKRKYYLNQMLKGGILFLTLLSSTYLFFSILEYYGKFSQTVRVIFFFTYLISGSLAFFTWIVDPLLKYFAINKQLSDEEASRQIGLYFPEIKDKLLNTLQLKKMSEKDSELIRASIEQKTNSLSIVPFSNAISIRENKRYLRYLVGPIVIIVLIVFFLPHIFVESTARIINYNTDYKEKAPFTFVLENKSLKAFKNEDFEINLSIKGNSVPESVYLISANKRSKLKNLGKGKFSYLFKNIQRKEDFNFEAAGFISDGYSIDLINRPELASFDVYLNYPSYLKKQSEKVKNIGNLSIPEGTSVTWEFSTKSANVIKILFSSGKQITENIKDDSYKLSKTFNKTESYDLELQNKQVKSKEKISYTINVIPDQFPQISSEEYHDSILYNFISLGGSLNDDYGLTSLRLFYKKTLADSKEKESQFKSINVPIDPKFLSQNFIFNWNIDSLNLKPGESLEYYLQVWDNDGVNGRKSSKSKTYGLKLPSKEEVSKAISKNSSQTENKMEKALSKSQQIQKDLNKIEEKLKGKNNLNWQDKKSIEELLNKHEELRKEIEELKKANEKLNQQQDKFSPSSEEMAKKMEQLQKLMNELLDEETKKLYDELQKLMEKNAPKQDLQKVLDAIQKKESNLDKELDRALEMFKQLKFDQKSEEIINDLKETAKEQEKLAEKTTQKQEDQKSLQEQQEKLNEDFKNIQEKLNDLEKINESLQNKNDLENTDSKENEISNEQQNSSEQLKNNQNKKAGNSQKNAADKMKEMADKLSSMQKSNEQQQAEENMEDLRMILENLVRLSFDQEDVMKEFKKVNQTDPRFIALSQKQLKLKDDSKIIEDSLLALAKRVYQIESFVTREVGQMKDFMDESAKAIKDRRPDIAAGKQQFAMTSINNLALMLNDVLKQMQEQMAQSMKSGSSMCKKPGKNPKPGVGELQKQLNQKIQQLKQGGKTGKELSEELAKLAAEQETIRKAMKELEKMMNKNGGQAPGNNLNQLSQKMEETENDLVNKKLTQEMILRQQEILTRLLEAEKAVRERDLDEKREAESAKEPKQDIPPSFEKYLKAKERQIDLLKSISPALTPYYKQEVNEYFQKIDN; this comes from the coding sequence ATGAAACCAGCAGAAAACTTCGATAAACTCTTAGTAAACCTCAAGGCCTACAAAAGAAAGTATTACCTTAACCAAATGCTTAAGGGTGGAATTCTATTTTTAACACTTCTATCTTCCACTTACTTATTTTTTTCAATACTTGAATACTATGGGAAATTCAGCCAAACAGTAAGAGTAATATTTTTCTTTACATATCTTATTTCCGGTTCCCTAGCATTTTTTACCTGGATCGTGGATCCGTTATTAAAATATTTTGCGATCAACAAACAGCTGTCTGACGAAGAAGCATCTCGACAAATAGGACTATACTTTCCTGAAATCAAGGACAAACTATTAAATACACTTCAACTCAAGAAAATGAGTGAGAAGGATAGTGAGCTTATAAGGGCAAGTATAGAACAAAAGACTAATTCATTGTCAATAGTCCCTTTTTCCAACGCTATTAGCATAAGGGAAAATAAAAGATATTTACGATATCTTGTTGGACCAATTGTCATCATAGTTTTGATAGTATTCTTTCTCCCACACATTTTTGTAGAAAGTACTGCCCGCATTATAAATTATAATACTGACTACAAAGAGAAGGCACCGTTCACCTTTGTACTTGAAAATAAATCATTAAAAGCATTTAAAAACGAGGATTTTGAGATCAACTTATCCATAAAAGGTAATTCTGTCCCTGAATCTGTTTACCTCATATCCGCAAATAAAAGGTCTAAATTAAAAAACCTTGGAAAAGGAAAATTCTCTTATCTTTTTAAGAATATTCAGAGAAAAGAAGACTTCAATTTTGAAGCTGCAGGTTTTATTTCCGACGGATACTCTATTGATTTAATTAATAGACCAGAGCTTGCTTCATTTGATGTATATTTAAATTACCCATCCTATCTAAAAAAGCAGTCTGAAAAGGTAAAAAACATTGGAAATTTAAGCATTCCTGAAGGAACTTCAGTTACCTGGGAGTTCAGTACTAAATCAGCCAATGTAATTAAGATTTTGTTTTCTTCCGGAAAACAAATTACAGAAAACATAAAAGACGATTCTTATAAGCTGTCTAAAACCTTTAATAAGACAGAAAGCTATGATCTTGAGCTACAGAACAAACAGGTCAAAAGTAAAGAGAAGATTAGTTACACTATTAATGTAATTCCGGACCAGTTTCCTCAAATTTCAAGTGAGGAATACCACGATTCAATCCTATATAACTTTATTAGTCTTGGGGGAAGCCTAAACGACGACTACGGATTGACAAGCTTAAGACTTTTTTATAAAAAAACTTTAGCCGACAGCAAAGAGAAAGAATCTCAGTTCAAATCCATCAATGTTCCAATTGATCCAAAATTTTTGTCTCAGAATTTTATCTTTAATTGGAACATCGATTCCTTAAATTTAAAACCAGGAGAAAGTCTTGAATACTATCTTCAAGTATGGGATAATGATGGTGTAAATGGAAGAAAAAGTTCTAAATCCAAGACTTATGGATTAAAACTTCCATCAAAAGAAGAGGTATCAAAAGCTATATCTAAAAATTCAAGTCAGACAGAAAACAAAATGGAAAAAGCTTTGAGCAAATCTCAGCAGATCCAGAAAGACCTGAATAAAATAGAAGAAAAACTAAAAGGGAAGAATAATCTAAACTGGCAAGACAAAAAGAGTATAGAAGAACTTCTTAACAAGCATGAAGAACTTCGAAAAGAAATTGAAGAGTTAAAAAAAGCAAATGAGAAACTGAATCAACAACAGGATAAGTTTAGTCCATCCAGTGAAGAAATGGCAAAAAAAATGGAGCAGTTGCAAAAGCTCATGAATGAATTACTGGACGAAGAGACAAAAAAACTGTATGATGAGCTTCAAAAACTCATGGAAAAAAATGCTCCAAAACAGGATCTTCAAAAAGTGTTGGATGCCATACAGAAGAAAGAGAGCAATTTGGATAAAGAGCTAGACAGAGCTCTTGAAATGTTTAAGCAACTTAAATTTGATCAGAAGTCAGAAGAAATCATTAATGACCTAAAAGAAACTGCAAAAGAGCAGGAAAAACTTGCTGAAAAAACAACGCAAAAGCAGGAAGATCAAAAATCTCTTCAAGAACAACAAGAGAAGCTGAATGAAGACTTTAAAAATATCCAGGAGAAATTAAATGATCTTGAAAAGATTAATGAGTCATTGCAAAACAAAAATGATCTTGAAAATACAGATTCAAAAGAAAATGAAATATCCAATGAACAACAAAACAGTTCCGAACAACTGAAGAACAATCAAAACAAAAAAGCAGGTAATTCCCAGAAAAATGCAGCCGACAAAATGAAAGAAATGGCTGATAAACTATCTTCGATGCAGAAATCCAATGAACAACAACAAGCCGAAGAGAACATGGAAGACCTGAGAATGATATTAGAAAACCTCGTAAGGCTCTCCTTTGACCAGGAGGATGTCATGAAGGAATTCAAAAAAGTTAATCAAACAGACCCAAGATTCATTGCATTATCACAAAAACAGCTAAAACTTAAGGATGATAGTAAAATTATTGAAGACAGCCTTTTGGCATTAGCAAAAAGAGTCTACCAAATTGAATCTTTTGTTACCCGCGAAGTTGGGCAAATGAAAGATTTTATGGATGAAAGTGCAAAAGCAATTAAAGACAGGAGGCCAGATATAGCTGCAGGCAAGCAACAGTTTGCAATGACATCTATAAATAATCTTGCATTGATGCTTAACGATGTATTGAAGCAGATGCAGGAACAAATGGCTCAGTCAATGAAAAGCGGGTCTTCGATGTGCAAGAAACCTGGAAAAAATCCTAAGCCAGGTGTGGGAGAGCTTCAAAAACAACTCAATCAGAAAATACAGCAACTAAAGCAGGGAGGAAAAACAGGGAAAGAGCTTTCTGAAGAACTCGCAAAACTAGCTGCGGAACAAGAAACCATCAGAAAAGCGATGAAAGAACTTGAGAAAATGATGAATAAAAATGGTGGTCAGGCACCAGGAAACAATCTAAATCAGCTTTCTCAAAAAATGGAAGAAACAGAAAATGATCTTGTAAATAAAAAACTGACTCAGGAAATGATCTTGAGACAGCAGGAAATACTAACAAGATTATTAGAAGCAGAAAAGGCAGTAAGGGAAAGAGATCTAGATGAGAAAAGAGAAGCGGAATCTGCCAAAGAACCAAAACAGGATATTCCTCCTTCGTTTGAGAAATATCTCAAAGCAAAAGAAAGGCAAATAGACCTATTAAAATCCATTTCACCTGCTTTAACACCATACTATAAGCAGGAAGTAAATGAATATTTTCAGAAAATAGACAATTAA
- a CDS encoding ATP-binding protein: MNSLRIQIPSLPENIRIVESFIDNVKDKFQIDDDIYGNIMVAVTESVNNAIVHGNKGDRTKNVVLAAECQDNHLKFIIEDEGPGFNYDSLPDPTAPENLDKIGGRGIFLMKHLSDLVEFKNEGRTVELSFYFN, from the coding sequence ATGAATTCGCTTAGGATACAGATCCCTTCCTTACCGGAAAACATTAGAATTGTTGAGAGCTTTATCGACAATGTAAAAGACAAGTTTCAGATTGATGATGACATCTATGGAAACATCATGGTTGCTGTTACAGAGTCAGTAAACAATGCTATTGTTCACGGAAACAAAGGAGACAGAACGAAAAATGTTGTCCTAGCTGCAGAATGCCAGGATAATCACTTAAAATTTATTATTGAAGATGAAGGCCCAGGCTTTAACTATGACTCATTACCAGATCCAACTGCACCAGAAAACCTGGACAAAATAGGGGGAAGAGGAATATTTCTGATGAAGCATTTATCCGACCTGGTCGAATTCAAAAATGAAGGAAGAACTGTAGAACTTTCATTTTACTTTAATTAA
- the ybeY gene encoding rRNA maturation RNase YbeY: MSNTSEIFFHKEDISFRFLHKEKIIQWINEVAKKEKRSIGYINYIFCSDNYLLELNKDYLNHKTLTDIITFDNSDGTLIESDIFISIERVKENAIKFDTTFHQELYRVLIHGVLHLCGYKDKNDEEKNLMREKENKYIKLLNSKYNIPRGTK, translated from the coding sequence ATGTCAAATACATCTGAAATTTTTTTTCATAAAGAAGATATTTCCTTTCGCTTTTTACACAAAGAAAAAATTATCCAGTGGATAAACGAGGTGGCAAAAAAGGAAAAGAGGTCCATTGGATACATCAACTATATTTTCTGTTCTGATAATTATCTTTTAGAGCTCAATAAGGATTACCTTAACCATAAAACTTTAACAGACATTATCACATTTGATAATTCTGATGGAACTTTAATAGAATCTGATATTTTCATAAGCATCGAGCGAGTAAAAGAAAATGCAATCAAATTCGATACAACTTTCCACCAAGAGCTTTATAGGGTTTTAATCCATGGAGTACTACACCTCTGTGGATACAAAGACAAAAATGACGAAGAAAAAAACCTTATGAGAGAGAAAGAAAACAAATACATCAAACTCCTAAACTCAAAGTACAATATTCCACGTGGAACAAAATAA